The following are encoded together in the Acidovorax sp. KKS102 genome:
- a CDS encoding MFS transporter, giving the protein MTPLERRSSVSLALIFALRMLGLFLVLPVFALEARKYPGGDDPALVGLAMGIYGLTQAVLQLPLGIASDRFGRKRVIVLGLLVFAGGSLLAALADSLTGLLVGRALQGAGAVSAAVTALLADQTRDSVRTKAMALVGGSIGLMFAVALVAAPVLAAHIGLSGLFGLTCALALAGVAVVVWWVPPEPLQHQNAPRGRLADVWGHPDLLRLNLGVFVLHTVQLSMWVAVPAMLVQAGLTKDHHWQVYLPAVVLSFAAMGGLFGLERAGRLRAALLGAIALVLVVQAGLGLLAASGMAATLWVLGPLLFVFFCGFNALEASQPSLVSRMAPAHLRGAALGSYNTLQSLGLFAGGALGGALVKWAGAPGLFAVTTALTALWLVLTWPLRPVGRGGH; this is encoded by the coding sequence ATGACCCCACTGGAGCGCCGCTCCAGCGTCAGCCTGGCGCTGATCTTTGCGCTGCGCATGCTGGGCCTGTTCCTGGTGCTGCCCGTGTTTGCCCTGGAGGCGCGCAAGTACCCCGGCGGGGACGACCCGGCTTTGGTGGGGCTGGCCATGGGCATCTATGGCCTCACGCAGGCGGTCCTGCAGCTGCCGCTGGGCATCGCGTCTGACCGCTTCGGGCGCAAGCGGGTGATCGTGCTCGGTCTGCTTGTTTTTGCGGGCGGCAGCCTGCTGGCCGCGCTGGCGGACTCTTTGACCGGGCTGCTGGTGGGCCGGGCGCTGCAGGGTGCCGGCGCAGTCTCGGCTGCTGTGACGGCGCTGCTGGCCGACCAGACCCGCGACAGCGTGCGCACCAAGGCCATGGCGCTGGTGGGCGGCAGCATCGGGCTGATGTTTGCTGTGGCGTTGGTGGCTGCCCCGGTGTTGGCCGCCCATATCGGCCTGTCGGGGCTGTTTGGCCTGACCTGTGCGCTGGCCCTGGCCGGTGTGGCGGTGGTGGTGTGGTGGGTGCCGCCGGAGCCGCTGCAGCACCAAAACGCCCCCCGGGGCCGCCTGGCCGATGTGTGGGGCCACCCCGATCTGCTGCGCCTGAACCTGGGCGTGTTTGTGCTGCACACCGTGCAGTTGTCCATGTGGGTGGCTGTGCCGGCCATGCTGGTGCAGGCGGGACTCACGAAGGACCACCACTGGCAGGTGTACCTGCCCGCCGTGGTGCTGTCGTTTGCCGCCATGGGGGGGCTGTTTGGGCTGGAACGCGCGGGCCGCCTGCGCGCTGCCCTGCTCGGTGCCATCGCCCTGGTGCTGGTGGTACAGGCCGGGCTGGGCCTGTTGGCAGCCAGCGGCATGGCGGCCACGCTGTGGGTGCTGGGGCCGCTGCTGTTCGTCTTTTTCTGCGGATTCAATGCGCTGGAGGCCAGCCAGCCCAGCTTGGTATCGCGCATGGCGCCGGCTCATCTGCGCGGCGCGGCGCTGGGCAGTTACAACACCCTGCAGTCGCTGGGCCTGTTTGCGGGCGGTGCGTTGGGTGGTGCGCTGGTCAAGTGGGCAGGTGCTCCGGGCCTGTTTGCGGTGACCACGGCGCTCACAGCCCTGTGGCTGGTGCTGACCTGGCCGCTGCGGCCCGTGGGGCGCGGCGGGCACTGA
- the mnmA gene encoding tRNA 2-thiouridine(34) synthase MnmA codes for MTSPTKQRVVVGLSGGVDSAVTAYLLKKQGHEVVGIFMKNWEDDDDSEYCSSNIDFVDAAAVADVIGIEIEHVNFAADYKDRVFAEFLREYQAGRTPNPDVLCNAEIKFKAFLDHAMRLGAEKIATGHYARVRHNPATGLHELLKGLDPSKDQSYFLHRLNQAQLSKTLFPVGELHKTEVRRIAEEIGLPNAKKKDSTGICFIGERPFREFLNRYISHAPGLILDDRGRKLGQHVGLSFYTLGQRQGLGIGGVKEKGAQRGGGAHEPWFVARKDLEKNTLRVVQGHDHPWLLSHRLVAQDVSWCAGQAPAPGTYAAKTRYRQQDAACALEAVPDGFALQFPDAQWAVTPGQSAVLYDGDVCLGGGVIAAVEGLPQPTGNAPAVQPAMAR; via the coding sequence ATGACTTCCCCTACCAAACAGCGCGTTGTCGTCGGCCTTTCCGGCGGCGTGGACTCGGCCGTGACCGCCTACCTGCTCAAAAAGCAGGGCCATGAGGTGGTCGGCATCTTCATGAAAAACTGGGAAGACGATGACGACAGCGAGTACTGCTCGTCCAACATCGACTTTGTGGATGCCGCCGCTGTGGCCGATGTGATCGGCATCGAGATCGAGCACGTCAACTTCGCGGCCGACTACAAGGACCGGGTGTTTGCCGAGTTCCTGCGCGAGTACCAGGCAGGGCGCACGCCCAACCCCGACGTGCTGTGCAATGCCGAGATCAAGTTCAAGGCATTTCTCGACCATGCCATGCGTCTGGGGGCGGAGAAGATCGCCACCGGCCACTATGCGCGCGTGCGCCACAACCCGGCCACGGGCCTGCACGAGCTGCTCAAGGGGCTGGACCCAAGCAAGGACCAGAGCTACTTTTTGCACCGTCTGAACCAGGCGCAGCTGTCCAAGACGCTGTTCCCTGTGGGCGAGCTGCACAAGACCGAGGTACGCCGCATCGCCGAAGAAATCGGCCTGCCCAATGCCAAGAAGAAGGACTCCACCGGCATCTGCTTCATCGGTGAGCGGCCCTTCCGCGAGTTTTTGAACCGCTACATCAGCCATGCACCCGGCCTCATCCTGGACGACCGGGGACGCAAGCTGGGCCAGCATGTGGGCCTGAGTTTCTACACCCTGGGCCAACGCCAGGGCCTGGGCATTGGCGGCGTGAAAGAAAAGGGCGCGCAGCGCGGTGGCGGCGCGCACGAGCCTTGGTTCGTGGCCCGCAAGGACCTGGAGAAGAACACGCTGCGGGTGGTGCAGGGGCATGACCACCCCTGGCTGCTATCGCACCGCCTGGTGGCGCAGGACGTGAGCTGGTGCGCTGGCCAGGCCCCGGCACCTGGCACCTATGCCGCCAAGACGCGCTACCGCCAGCAGGACGCCGCGTGCGCGCTGGAGGCTGTGCCCGACGGCTTTGCGCTGCAGTTCCCGGACGCCCAGTGGGCCGTGACGCCGGGGCAGAGCGCGGTGCTGTACGACGGCGATGTCTGCCTGGGCGGTGGCGTGATTGCGGCCGTGGAAGGGCTGCCGCAGCCCACCGGCAATGCGCCTGCTGTGCAGCCGGCCATGGCCCGTTGA
- the ssb gene encoding single-stranded DNA-binding protein — protein MASVNKVIIVGNLGRDPEMRTFPSGDQVANVTIATTDKWKDKQTGEMKEATEWHRVVFNGRLAEIAGQYLRKGSQVYVEGSLRTRKWTDQSGVEKYSTEIRADQMQMLGSRQGMGGGGQGGGQQGGGYDDGYGGDQGGYDQAPRRAAPAPRPMAAPAQRPAPAPVAQAPRAASGFDDMDDDIPF, from the coding sequence ATGGCATCCGTAAACAAAGTCATCATCGTCGGCAACCTGGGCCGCGACCCTGAAATGCGCACCTTCCCCAGTGGCGACCAGGTGGCCAACGTGACGATTGCCACCACCGACAAGTGGAAAGACAAGCAGACCGGCGAAATGAAGGAAGCCACCGAGTGGCACCGCGTGGTTTTCAACGGCCGCTTGGCAGAAATCGCCGGCCAGTACCTGCGCAAGGGTTCGCAGGTGTATGTGGAAGGCAGCCTGCGCACCCGCAAGTGGACCGACCAGAGCGGCGTCGAAAAGTACAGCACCGAAATCCGCGCCGACCAGATGCAGATGCTGGGCAGCCGCCAGGGCATGGGCGGTGGCGGCCAGGGCGGCGGACAACAAGGTGGCGGATACGACGACGGTTACGGTGGCGACCAGGGCGGCTACGATCAGGCACCGCGCCGTGCCGCGCCCGCGCCACGCCCCATGGCCGCCCCCGCACAGCGCCCGGCGCCCGCCCCTGTGGCACAGGCACCGCGCGCGGCCTCCGGCTTCGACGACATGGACGACGACATCCCGTTCTGA
- a CDS encoding Bax inhibitor-1 family protein: MNPNALSPQTPAGAPMERRDFIVSTYKHLGVAILAFVVLSAVLMVSGLSTAAAKMLMASGSKFLWLGVMGAFMLVGWLASHLADNSDNPQTQLMGLGLYVLAEGLIFAPMFGIAQLLVPGAIGAAAFITLLLVAALTWTAFSSKTDFSFLGGILKVAGLVALGTIIAGAIFGFKLGIWFSGLMVLFAGACVLYDTSRIIHDYPADRPAGAALHLFASIALMLWYVLRILISLAMNDD; encoded by the coding sequence ATGAACCCCAACGCACTTTCGCCACAAACCCCTGCGGGCGCTCCGATGGAGCGGCGCGATTTCATCGTCTCCACCTACAAGCACCTGGGCGTGGCCATTCTGGCCTTTGTCGTGCTGTCGGCGGTGCTGATGGTGAGCGGACTTTCCACCGCCGCGGCCAAGATGCTCATGGCCAGCGGCAGCAAATTCTTGTGGCTGGGGGTCATGGGCGCTTTCATGCTCGTGGGCTGGCTGGCATCGCACCTGGCCGACAACTCGGACAACCCTCAGACACAGCTGATGGGCCTGGGCCTCTACGTGCTGGCGGAAGGGCTCATCTTTGCCCCGATGTTCGGCATTGCCCAGCTTTTGGTGCCCGGCGCCATTGGCGCTGCCGCCTTCATCACGCTGCTGCTGGTGGCAGCGCTCACCTGGACGGCGTTCAGCAGCAAGACCGACTTTTCGTTCCTGGGCGGCATCCTGAAGGTGGCGGGCCTGGTGGCACTGGGCACCATCATCGCGGGCGCCATCTTCGGCTTCAAGCTGGGCATCTGGTTCTCCGGACTCATGGTGCTGTTTGCGGGCGCCTGTGTGCTGTACGACACCTCGCGCATCATCCATGACTACCCTGCAGACCGCCCCGCCGGCGCAGCGCTGCACCTGTTCGCATCGATTGCGCTCATGCTCTGGTACGTGCTGCGCATCCTGATCAGCCTGGCCATGAACGACGACTGA